In the genome of Ureibacillus sp. FSL W7-1570, the window TTTTTAAAGAATATTCAACAAAAAAATCTATACATACATAAATATCCATACAGAAACATCCTCTTTTATAAGATTATGGGAAAGAGTGAGTCAAATTATATACTACCCACTCCACCCAAAAAACTACTATAATTTTAATAACAAAGACAGTATTTATTACTTAGCTTTATATTGTTTAGTTTTAGAAAATTGATACAAAAATTCCCATACTGGATCGCCAGTTTCATTCCAAAGTTCTTTATAAGCACATCCAAAAAAACATGATTCATAAATTCTACTTTTGTTGTTTCATATACAATCATGCGAAAAATTACAGCAGTCAATTATATTTTTTCTTAAATTTTACAAATTTATTATATAAATGCAAATTAGTGAATTATGATTTTCATAATTTATCCAAAAAATAAAAAGCATCCCCAGTTCATGGACAGAGATGCTTTTTACACAATTTTCCACTTGCATTAAAATCTTTCCTTAATCTCCCCCACCCCGGCAGCCAACAACACCGCCAGCTTCATGCGGGCTTTTTTGCTGTCGTAGTCGCGGCCGAGGATGGCGCCTTTCTTTTGCAAGTCGTAGGCTGTGCCTGGAGTGTCGTACACGACTTTGACGTTTCCTTCCGCCGTGCTTGTTGTCACCACCACGATGACGCCTTTTTCAATGGCATATTGCACTTGTTCCGCAACAGCCGGGTGGACTTGGCCTCGGCCGAACGCTTCAAGGACAATGCCTTTTGCTCCCGTCTCCACCGCATACTTAATCAAGCGGCCATCGGAGCCCAATGAACATTTGATGATTTCCACATAAGGCAATTCGGATTTCAGCTCATAGGTTTCCCTTTTCACCGCTTTTCCATATAAAATGACTTCTTCATCATCCACATACCCCAAATGGCCGAACCCCGGCGCGTTGAAGCCGTCCACGTTGGAGGCGTGGCACTTCTTCACATAGCGGGCGGGCAAAATCTTTTCATTGAACAACACAACCGCGCCCAAGTTTCTCGCTTCATCGCTTGCAGCCAAAATGATGGCTTGGCGCAAGTTGGAAAAGGCATCCGTTCCGATCGTAGCCGGGCTTCGTTGGGCGCCTGTCACCACCACCGGCCGCCCGTCACCAATTGTCAAATCCAAGAAATACGCCGTTTCCTCCAGCGTATCCGTTCCGTGGGTCACGACCACTCCTGCCACTTCTTGATCCTCAAAAACTTGTTCAATTTTTTCTTTTAACTGAATTAAATGGTCAAAGGTCATTTCATTGCTTGGCAAATGGAATAGGGTTTCTACCTTCAATTCAATATGTGATGGCAGCACACATTGTTTGGACAAATCTTCCCCCGTCAACATGCCGGATGTGAGGAGCCCCGTTTCCGGATTCACGCCGCTAGCAATCGTGCCGCCCGTACTGATCAAAACCACTTTCTTTTTCATTATTTGCACTCCTAAACTCTCAATTTATAAACGTTCATTTATCAAAATAAACCATTGTTACAAGAACTTCAACTGTCGCACGTCCAAAGAAAAAACCCCGGCAGCTGCCAAGGGAATTATTTCAAATCAAAGTGCATTTTCTCTCCGGGTTTAAAATACAAAAAAAAAAAGAGCGAATGGCAACACTCCATGGTCTTCTCCACCCGCTCTTTTTCTACCAGTCCCTATCTCTATCCTTCCAAAATCAATTTTTCCAATTCCAACGGCTCGATATATTCGCCGTTTTTGTAGGCGCGCATGTTGCCGCCGGAAATTTCGTCAATCAACATGATTTCATTCGTTTCTTTATCGCGGCCGAATTCGAATTTAATATCGTAAAGTTCGATGCCTTTTTTCGCCAATTCTTCTTTTACAATGCCGGCGATTTTTTGTGTAAGCTCTTTTAGCACTTTATATTCCGCTTTGGATAAAATGCCAAGCATGTCCAACGCATCTTCGCTGATTGGCGGGTCTTCCCGTTCATCGTCTTTGATTGTCACTTCCACAAAGGCATCAAGAGGTTGCCCTTCTGTTGCATAAAGGCCGTAGCGGCGCAAGAAGCTCCCCACTGCGCGGAAGCGGCAAATCACTTCCAAGCCTTTGCCGAAAGTTTC includes:
- a CDS encoding phosphoribosylaminoimidazolesuccinocarboxamide synthase; protein product: MKHIYTGKTKNVYELEDGNYLLEFKDDVTGVDGVFDPGANTVGLTIEGAGLAGLKLTKYFFELLNEKGIPTHFIEADIDKKTMKVKPAETFGKGLEVICRFRAVGSFLRRYGLYATEGQPLDAFVEVTIKDDEREDPPISEDALDMLGILSKAEYKVLKELTQKIAGIVKEELAKKGIELYDIKFEFGRDKETNEIMLIDEISGGNMRAYKNGEYIEPLELEKLILEG
- a CDS encoding asparaginase, which produces MKKKVVLISTGGTIASGVNPETGLLTSGMLTGEDLSKQCVLPSHIELKVETLFHLPSNEMTFDHLIQLKEKIEQVFEDQEVAGVVVTHGTDTLEETAYFLDLTIGDGRPVVVTGAQRSPATIGTDAFSNLRQAIILAASDEARNLGAVVLFNEKILPARYVKKCHASNVDGFNAPGFGHLGYVDDEEVILYGKAVKRETYELKSELPYVEIIKCSLGSDGRLIKYAVETGAKGIVLEAFGRGQVHPAVAEQVQYAIEKGVIVVVTTSTAEGNVKVVYDTPGTAYDLQKKGAILGRDYDSKKARMKLAVLLAAGVGEIKERF